A genomic segment from Burkholderia plantarii encodes:
- a CDS encoding TonB-dependent siderophore receptor has product MMAAHAAAAAAAPAEVPATAATAAAATRASATTPATAPAAQALPVVDVSAAADSAWHARTASVTGRDDASIRDTPASITVVSAQRIADQQARTLADVLRNDASINADYTPVGYYGNFTIRGFPLDPASAIRQDGLTLSGEQNVPLENKARVEILKGLAAIDSGVLSPGGVVNFVSKRPENVSSVTAGVDSRGSTSAAVDLGRRFGPDNQFGFRINAARENLHSYVDDANGHRTLGSIAADWNITPRASLQVNAEFQNWIQRSVSGYQLLGGTVVPPAASTSKLLGVQPWAKPVTTDALNLNARFDYAFNDAWRLYVTGGRSRTMIDDDVAFAYGCANVPSCGAGGTSPYFFSQNGDFDVFDYRSPAEYRRNDELRAAVDGKFSTGVLRHDVLFGVGALHRVVRLSNAVYDYVGSENIDGPDLAFDPSPSQTSASFPQLDAWQVSLFGTDRISFGEHWQLLAGGRQVLLRQRAWTSQDGPADHTDRTKFLPQLALVYKPVVPLTFYGSYSKDLSLGDQAPVRASNAYAFLPPLESTAYEVGAKYDWANRVTLTAAAFSISRPFQFAQPDDSDAGYTFVQRGRERHDGIELGASGRLTERLALNLSVAAIRARAYDSGSPAYEGHQVINVPALRATLNADYAVPGLPGFDLLGGIEYSASRNANEEGTARVPGWIVFNAGARYTTKLGGHRVTARLWVDNLFNRYYWRDAGEQQGDAYLFLGAPRTARISVTYDF; this is encoded by the coding sequence ATGATGGCCGCGCACGCGGCAGCGGCCGCGGCCGCGCCGGCCGAGGTTCCCGCCACGGCGGCCACGGCGGCCGCCGCCACGCGCGCCTCGGCCACGACGCCGGCAACGGCTCCCGCCGCCCAGGCACTGCCCGTCGTCGACGTTTCCGCCGCCGCCGATTCCGCATGGCACGCACGTACCGCGTCGGTCACCGGCCGCGACGACGCATCGATCCGCGACACGCCCGCCTCGATCACGGTGGTGAGCGCGCAGCGCATCGCCGACCAGCAGGCCAGGACGCTCGCCGACGTGCTGCGCAACGACGCCTCGATCAACGCCGACTACACGCCGGTCGGCTACTACGGCAACTTCACGATCCGCGGCTTCCCGCTCGATCCGGCCAGCGCGATCCGCCAGGACGGCCTGACGCTGTCGGGCGAACAGAACGTGCCGCTCGAGAACAAAGCGCGCGTGGAGATCCTGAAGGGGCTTGCCGCGATCGACAGCGGCGTGCTCTCGCCGGGCGGCGTGGTGAACTTCGTCAGCAAGCGGCCCGAGAACGTGTCGAGCGTGACGGCCGGCGTGGACAGCCGCGGCTCGACCTCGGCCGCGGTCGATCTCGGCCGCCGCTTCGGCCCCGACAACCAGTTCGGGTTCCGTATCAACGCGGCGCGCGAGAACCTCCATTCCTACGTGGACGACGCGAACGGCCACCGCACGTTGGGCTCGATCGCGGCCGACTGGAACATCACGCCGCGCGCGAGCCTGCAGGTGAACGCCGAGTTCCAGAACTGGATCCAGCGCTCGGTGTCGGGCTACCAGCTGCTCGGCGGCACGGTGGTGCCGCCGGCCGCCTCGACCTCGAAGCTGCTCGGCGTGCAGCCGTGGGCGAAACCCGTCACCACCGACGCGCTGAACCTGAACGCGCGCTTCGACTACGCGTTCAACGACGCCTGGCGCCTGTACGTCACGGGCGGGCGCAGCCGCACCATGATCGACGACGACGTGGCGTTCGCCTACGGCTGCGCCAACGTGCCGAGCTGCGGCGCGGGCGGAACGTCGCCGTACTTCTTCTCGCAGAACGGCGATTTCGACGTGTTCGACTATCGCAGCCCCGCCGAATACCGTCGCAACGACGAGCTGCGCGCGGCCGTGGACGGCAAGTTCAGCACCGGCGTGCTGCGCCACGACGTGCTGTTCGGAGTGGGCGCGCTGCACCGCGTGGTCCGGCTCTCGAACGCCGTGTACGACTACGTGGGCAGCGAGAACATCGACGGGCCCGACCTCGCGTTCGATCCGTCGCCGAGCCAGACCAGCGCCTCGTTCCCGCAGCTCGACGCGTGGCAGGTGTCGCTGTTCGGCACCGACCGGATCAGCTTCGGCGAGCACTGGCAGCTGCTGGCCGGCGGCCGCCAGGTGCTGCTGCGCCAGCGCGCCTGGACCAGCCAGGACGGCCCGGCCGATCACACCGACCGCACCAAGTTCCTGCCGCAGCTCGCGCTGGTCTACAAGCCGGTCGTGCCGCTGACGTTCTACGGCTCGTACAGCAAGGATCTCTCGCTCGGCGACCAGGCGCCGGTGCGCGCGAGCAACGCCTACGCGTTCCTGCCGCCGCTCGAATCGACCGCCTACGAGGTCGGCGCGAAATACGACTGGGCCAACCGCGTGACGCTGACGGCCGCCGCGTTCTCGATCAGCCGGCCGTTCCAGTTCGCGCAGCCCGACGACTCCGACGCCGGCTACACCTTCGTGCAGCGCGGCCGCGAGCGCCACGACGGCATCGAACTCGGCGCCTCGGGCCGCCTCACCGAGCGGCTGGCGCTGAACCTGAGCGTCGCCGCGATCCGCGCGCGCGCCTACGATTCGGGCTCGCCCGCCTACGAAGGCCATCAGGTGATCAACGTGCCGGCCCTGCGCGCGACGCTGAACGCCGACTACGCGGTGCCGGGGCTGCCCGGCTTCGACCTGCTCGGCGGCATCGAATACAGCGCGAGCCGCAACGCGAACGAGGAGGGCACCGCGCGCGTGCCGGGCTGGATCGTGTTCAACGCCGGCGCGCGCTACACGACGAAGCTCGGCGGCCACCGCGTCACGGCGCGGCTGTGGGTCGACAACCTCTTCAACCGCTATTACTGGCGCGATGCCGGCGAGCAGCAGGGCGACGCCTACCTGTTCCTCGGCGCGCCGCGCACGGCCCGGATCTCGGTCACCTACGACTTCTGA
- the pnuC gene encoding nicotinamide riboside transporter PnuC, producing MSPLEITGVIVSALAIWLAARRSMLCWPVGLASVALYAWIFFDARLYSDMLLQGAFALLQLYGWYGWLTQRRDRAGEPVVPEGGVGPRRLAPGLAAAVVLSALLGSAMARWTDASLPYVDATLTAFSLVAQYWTARRYIASWQLWCVVDTVYVGMFVFKALYLTAGLYALFVALAAIGWRDWARALARANASAAAAGPAPRLDGGP from the coding sequence ATGTCCCCCCTCGAAATCACCGGCGTGATCGTGAGCGCGCTGGCGATCTGGCTGGCCGCGCGGCGCAGCATGCTGTGCTGGCCGGTCGGGCTCGCCTCGGTCGCGCTCTACGCGTGGATCTTCTTCGATGCGCGGCTGTACTCGGACATGCTGCTGCAGGGCGCGTTCGCGCTGCTGCAACTGTACGGCTGGTATGGCTGGCTCACGCAGCGGCGCGACCGTGCCGGCGAGCCGGTGGTGCCGGAGGGCGGGGTGGGGCCGCGCCGGCTCGCGCCGGGGCTGGCCGCGGCCGTGGTGCTGAGCGCGCTGCTGGGCAGCGCGATGGCGCGCTGGACCGACGCATCGCTGCCCTACGTCGACGCCACGCTGACCGCGTTCAGCCTCGTCGCGCAATACTGGACCGCGCGGCGCTATATTGCGTCATGGCAGCTCTGGTGCGTGGTCGATACCGTCTATGTCGGCATGTTCGTGTTCAAGGCGCTGTACCTGACGGCCGGGCTCTACGCGCTGTTCGTCGCGCTCGCCGCGATCGGCTGGCGTGACTGGGCACGCGCGCTGGCCCGTGCGAACGCCTCGGCCGCCGCGGCTGGCCCCGCGCCGCGGCTCGACGGCGGGCCATGA